TTACAAGGATAAGAAAGCGCTTTCCTATGCGGAGAAGCTTTTCACATATGCGGATACAAAGGCTAAGAAGAATAGCTCGGGTCCGGCATCTGGTTTCTATAACTCGGATTCATGGGAAGATGACTACGCCCTTGCGGCGGCTCTTCTGTACAAGGCTACAGGTAAATCAGCATATGCAACAAAATACAATAATGTATATGGTGGCAGAACAAATCCTAACTGGGCTCTTTGCTGGAATAACGTGGCTCAGGCGGCTCTGCTCTACAGTCCTAATTCATCAAAGAAGAGTGTGTTCGTGGAGAACCAGTCAGGACTTATAGCAAGCAAGACACAGTCAGGAGATAACAACTTCTGCCTGATAGACAGCTGGGGATCGGCGAGATATAACACTGCTCATCAGATGACAGGTCTTCTGTATGATACTATATATGGAAAGAATGATTATTCATCATGGGCAAATGGTCAGATGAGGTACATACTTGGCAACAATGCAGGTTCAAAGTGTTTCGTTGTCGGTTACAACAAGTATTCATCAAAGTACCCTCATCACAGAGCCTCAAGCGGATATCAGGGTTCTGTAACTGGAAATGCATATACAAAGCAGGCACATGTATTAGTCGGTGCTTTGGTTGGCGGCCCGGCGAGTTCGAGTACATCCTATGTAGATAGCTCAGAAGATTATAACCAGAACGAGGTTGCACTGGATTATAATGCAAGCCTTGTGGGTGCAGCAGCCGGACTTTATCTGTATGTAAAGAACAGCGGAACAGATGAGGAGAAGGCAGCACAGAAGGTAGTTCCAAAGAGCGAGGTGTCGTCAGAGCTCAGGACGATAAGCGGGGAGTCAGGTGGAAATGTCACCACTGAGACTACAACAAAGACAACTACCACAGAGAAGGCAACAAAGAATCCTTCATCTGGATCCAGCGCGGGTTCGACAGGATCAACAACAGGTTCATCAACAGAAAAGACTACAGAGTCTTCTACGGAAACTCAGGTTATACCAGTCAAAGGAATCACATTTGACCAAACGGCGCTTACTATGAAGGTAGGTGAGAGTGGACAGATAAAAGCCACAGTCACACCAGCGGATGCGACAGACAGCTCACTCGTGTGGACAAGCTCTGACAGGACAAAGGTATCGGTTCAGAATGGCAAGATAACGGCACTTACAGCCGGAACGGCCACCATCACCGCAAAGGCAAAGGATGGTTCAGGAGTTAAGGCTGAGTGCAAAGTCAAGGTTCTTGAGCCGGGAAAACTGTCATGCGAAACTTCTGGAAAGGCATGGAATGCTCTTGTCTATGGATACGGGGATGTTTCTTCAGAACGCATAGGCTTAAGCAATTGTGGCGAGACTGAGCTGAGCGATGTGAAGGCGAGTCTCAAGACCGGAAGTAATTTCCAGATCACAGTATATCCTGTAGGTCAGATAGCAGCCGGACAGGAGACCTCTGTTGAGGTGAGACCTGTGACAGGCCTTGCTGCAGGAAGCTATAGCGATACACTTGTGATCACAACAGCAAATGGAACAGCGAATATACTTCTTAAAGCGAAAGTCGCAAAGTCTGAGAACACAGCCAGTGTGTCACTTGCCAAAAAGGCAGTTTCATCATCATCTGTAACAGTTGAGAGCTATGTATCAGGTACAAATACAGGAGTTGAATATGCAATATCTACAGTTCCTGTCGATGACGCGGATAGTCTCACATGGCAGGACAGCGCATATTTTGCAGGACGCAAGGCATTTACAAAGTATTATGTATATGGACGAATGAAGGCAACTTCAAATCTGAATGCCGGTGCAATGAGCAAGGCACTTGAGATTGTGACACTTGTGTCAGATCCATACACGATAGATGTTGGACGACTTGGTGACAGTGAATATGTTGGAGCTTTGGTAGATGGCAATGGCAATCCAACTGTAAGAGTGTCTGAGTCCGGTGGAAATATACTGGTTTCATTTACACAGAGTGGTGATTATACTGTGACGGGTGATGGTGCAGATGTGGCGGTTGATACCGGAAAAGCAGGCAGTATCACGATAGACTGTGCTGTCGTAAAGAAGCTTACAGTAGATCCAGGCAATTCTGGAACATTCGTGATCAGTGTGCTTGGAAACAATATCGTCTCAGATGGAATCAAATGTATGGAGGATTCTGCGGGATCAGGTGTTGTGAAGATAAATGGAAATGGCGATTCATCAGTGATAGTCTCATCAACACCGGATGCTCCGGCGGTGAAGGCTGACGGAGATGTTGAGATATCAGGCATAAAGATAAAGTCTGAGGGCAAGGGCGTTGAATCAGCTGGCACAGTGAAGATATCCGGTGGCAGCAACAAGATAGAGGCAGTGTCTGAGGCTGTTGCAGCGAAGGATGTCGAGATGACAGGTGGCTTGCTTGATGCCACATCCACAGCTCTCGGTGATGATGAGTCGGTTATATCGGCTGACAATTCTATAAAGCTTGTAGGCGGAAAGATCACGGCTGATGCATCAGGTTCAAGTACAGGTGGATCATTTGGTGTCAGATCAGACGATGGAAAGATCATAGTTGACGGAGATGCCGTTATAGGCGGAGCTCCGACGTATTCAAAGGATCCTGTAGACAGCACGGGTGAGAGCATTGTTATGGTCAAGGTGACATTTGTCGATGAAAATGATGATCAGATCTGTGTATCATCATTCAACAAGGGTTCAATACTCGATATCTCAAAGCTCGATATAACTACAAAAGATGGTGTAGCTTACTCGGCATCAAAGCCTGGCTACAGCCTGGCATGGACAGATCAGACAGGTAAGACATATGCGGCCGATGCGTTGTATGGAGCCGTGGACGGAGATATTACACTGAAGGCTGTGTGGACATGGATAACAGTTGACATATCTAAGAGCGCAAAGGTGATTTATAAGGCGACACAGAAGGCATCCTACAAGGCTACATATACGGGAGCGAAGATAACTCCTGCAGTAGTTGTTAGTGTCGGAAATACCACACTTGTATCTGGCACAGATTACACAGTTACATATTCATCGAATATAAATGCCGGAACAGCCAAGGTGGTCATAAAGGGCAAAGGAAAATACAAAGGCACGGCTACATTGACATTTGCCATTGCAAAGAGAGATATTAAAAAGGCAAAGGTGGCTGTGTCAGCAAAGGTTCTGTATACAGGCAAGGCTGTAAAGCCAAATACCAAGGTGGTGTACGGCAAGACCAAGCTCACATTGAATAAGAATTACAAGATAACATGCTATTCCAATAAGAACTTCGGCAAGGCAAAGGTCGTAATAACCGGAATTGGCAACTATGGTGGAAGTGTGGTGAGATACTTCAATATAGTTACAAAGGCTGGAAAGGTATACACATACGGAAACTATAGATATAAGATAACAAATGCCTCCACAAGCGGAAGAGGAACAGTAACTCTTGTGTCAGCTGTCAAGAAGACAACTTCTGTTACAGTGCCGGATGCGATAAAGCTTGGCGGAAAGACATTCAAGGTCACTGCCATAGGTGGCGGAGCATTCAAGGGCAATACAAAGCTTGCAAAGGTTGTTATAAGCAAGAATGTAAAGACCATAGGTTCAAAGGCATTTTACGGATGTAAGAACCTCAAGGCACTTGTGGTGAGAAACACAGCCATGACCACAAAGACGGTAGGAGCTGCGGTCTTCACAGGAACATACGTAAAGATGACCGTCAAAGTACCGGCATCAAAGCTTGCTTACTATAAGAAACTTCTGGTAGCAAGGGGCGTGTCTAAGAAAGCGGTTATCAAGAAGTAAGGTATATTAAATAAAAAATTTCTTTATAGACATTTCAAAAAGATCCAGACATGACGTATAAGTTGTGCCTGGATTTTTTTGTATAGGCAGAGACGGGGACGGAGGTGCCTGACCCTGTTTGGTCACAGATGTTGACATGAAAGATAAGAAAAGAGTATTATGTTTAGCGTTCTAATAATTAGAATTAAATGCAGCGAAAAAACAACAGGAGAAGAGGTCTAAAAAATGAGAAACATGAAGGCTAGGATCCCAATGTATTTTGTCGGACTGTTTATTATGACTATAGGTATAGCATTGTCAGTCAAATCCAATCTGGGAGTGTCACCGGTGAGTTCTATACCATATACGATGACATGTGTATGGGGAATCGAGATGGGAAAGGCGACGATCATATTCCATGCGGCATTGGTGCTTATACAGATCGTTATACTTCGAAAGAATTTCAAACAGATAAATCTCCTTCAGATAGTGGTTGGAGTAGTATTTGGGTACTTTACGACATTCTGCAATTATCTTGCGACGTTTCTGCCGTCAACAGATAACATAGTTGTCAGGGTTGTTTTGATGCTTGTGAGTACCATATTCATAGCAGGCGGAATATTCTTTTATCTGCCGGCGGATCTCATCCCGCTTGCCGGGGAGGGTGTTATGCAGGCTGTCTCAGAGGTCACACACATTGAATTTTCAAAGGTAAAGATCGGATTTGACTGTTCTATGGTGGCTGTGTCGGTCGTAACATGCCTGATCTGTATACATAGTCTTGGAAGCGTGGGCGCCGGTACGGTTATTGCCGCATTCCTTGTTGGATTCAATCTGGGTAAGTTGAATAAGGCATTTGGCGGAAAACGAGATAAACTTCTTGGAAAGCACACATACACTGAGGAGGAAGTACTCAGGGAGAGAATGGAGCAATTGCAATAGGACTTGTTCCTGCCCGTGAGCCGGTCGAATTTTTATCCTTAATCAGCCTGTTTTGTAGAATTAGGGATAATATTTTCTCATTTTTAAAAATATAGGGGTGTAAGATACAAAAGTTCAGGACTTTATCTTGAAAGGCGGTATTTGTGAGCTCGTCTACGTATGTCTGACTGTCATATGGTCCATTTGCATTTATATGGAAAAGACGTTTTTGCGCTTTCGCGGCACTCCGGCAAGTTCTGCGCTGAATATATTCCTGTTGTATTCTATGCGCTTTTTCTTTCCATCAATCAAGTGACAGTATCTGCTCTAAATTCGTATCGGAAGGCTGCTCTGATCTATCACTGTCATGTGATATAGAAACATCTGAGTTTTCCGGTTTTGTAAGTTTTAAATTCATTTTTGAAATTCCCTTTTGTACTTGTTTATATGAGACGATATAACATTTGGGTTTTGTTGGCAAGGCTTTTAAGTAAATACATGAGCCGGAATGAGTGGGTGGAGTTTTATTTGTTTGCTTTTGATATTACGTGGTGTATAATTTATAGCATGATAAATAAGTGTTTATGATTATACTTAAATAATAAAAACGATATATTTGACATAAAAGCGGTTGAATGTTAATATAAGTGTAAAGAGGTGCTACCGATAGACGGTTAGCCCTGATATTGCAATTACAAAAAAGTAACCGCCAAGTTTTGTCAGGACAGGGCGGTTACTTTTTTGTCTTATTTCTTATCATTGCTCTTAGAGCCAACGGCATAACCAAGAGCAAAGCATGTTATGCATAAGCTGATGATGGCTATAAAAATTTCCGTTGTAAGCATAAGCACAAACCTCCGTAATAGATTTCCGTAAATGGATGTATCTATGTAAACACAGGCTATAAACTCCTGTGGCGAAGGCTAACCGCCTACCGAATAGGGTAGCACCTCTTATATTATAACAAACATATGTTCGATAATCAATATACATGAAAAGATAAATTTTTATTTGCTCTACAAAACACTTAGACCATATAAGTTCAAAGAAAGTGCTAATGTGGCTTAACGGACACTAAGTAAAACTTTCGGGGGGAATCACATGACTTTATACATGAACATAAAACAGCTTGGCAAGCGGAAGGACACAGTGCACAAGGTCCCGTTTGAATATGACACAGCACCGAGTACGCTACGGGAACTCATAACAGAGACAGTAAAGATATGCGTGGCACAGTACATATCCCGCATGGATCGCGGCGATGCAGTGCTGACAGATGAACAGATCGATGACATGGGAAGAATAGGAAAGATAGCGTTCGGGATCGTCTATGGGGAGAAGAAACCGGATGTGGATGAAGCAGTGAAGACAGCCATTCAGGGATTTGAGGATGGACTGTTCAGAGTGTTCCGCGGTATGGATGAATTAACGGAGCTGGACAGGGAAGAGAAGTTTAACGAAGGGGATGAGATCACATTTATCCGCCTCACAATGCTGGCGGGCAGAATGTGGTAGAACATAAAGAAAGGGGTTACAATGGCGGAGGACAAGAAGACAAGACTTGAGCTTGAGGAGAAGAAGAGGATCGCAGATGAAGTGAGAGAGGTATTTGACGAGAATTCTATGAAGCTCAGAAAGAGCTACAGTGCGGATGCGCAGAAGCTTCTTAAGGAGATGGATAATTACTATGGAGATGTAAAAGAGTCGATGATCGGCAAGAGACTTGAGACATTTCTTGAGAATGAAAAGAATCTTCCTTCGGAATTCTTCAGGAACGAGCTGAAGCATTTGCCGGGGTGGGTGCCGGATCATCTGATGGAGGATTTCTACACTTCTATAGACAGCATAATCAAGTGGCAGACAAGCCAGTATTATTACAGAAGAACCATGCGTACGAAGAGGTATGGGGCATTTCTTGACAGATATTTCAGGATAATGAATGAATATCACTCCATGGGGATATACGGATGCGACATAGCATCTCTCTACAAGGAGAAATTACCGCAGGATATATTGTGCTATTACAGGGATGGCAGCAGCAACGGATATAGAATAATATCTGAATATTGGATACAGGCGGAGCTCGACAGGGGGAATGCAGAGCTTGAGGAAGTGCTCATGGACATCATGTTCGGTGAGAGTGCGCAGACAAGGCTCACGACAAATATCCTCAGGGGAATATATATGAGCTCCAACACAAGACTCCATGAGGCTGTAGGCAAGCTGCTCGTTGCGGCAAAGCTTCAGGAGGGGCTTAGGCAGGCGATATGTGAGAATATGGATTATGGAACGGCAGGTGCATTTATGACCCTGTTCCATGTAATAAAGGAGAATGATCTTCTGAGATTCTCGTCTGTTATGAGGGCTGTAGCCACCTGGACAGGACTTGTGACTGACGAGGAGAGCAAGCTTGACCGTATACAGAAGAAACAGCTGATTCTTATAGATACATATCTGAATGATGAAAATGCAAGGCGTGAAGCTTTATCCGGCGATGATGCCATGCAGATCTATCTTGCGCTGTGGAGCTATGGTTTCTTTGATGTGGACGAGGCATGCCATGTGATGAACAAGCTGGCACTTGATGGCAGCAGACACCAAAGACTGGTATTTGGCACATATATCAGGGCAATGAGTCTGGGAAAGGTGTACACACACAGCGTTGCAAAGGAATTTATCAAGAGATTCTCAGACGAGATGGACACCATGGCGGTCATCATGCCAAGTTTCATGTCGGATTACCAGCCTTATATGAATAGTCTCATATATAAAGACGGCAGATCGTACAACAATGAACTTAAGAAAATGACATTTGCCGAGGTGGACAAATATTTTGACAGCAGGAAAGAATGTCAGGAGATGTACGACATCCTCATGGGCATACTTGAGCGCATGCCAAAGAAGAGGCTTGAGTTTGATCCGTGTGTATTTCCATGGAATGCCGAATATCTGGACAGATCCGCAATCATCATGAGACTTGCGGTCTGTGCAAGCGCTCTAAAGGACGAGGACAGGATCACACACATAGCGGAGATGGTTCCTGAGATAGATTCCGCAAGGTATAGCAGAGATGCGCTTTTGCTTCTGCTTGTAAGGCAGCCGGCAAATGACAGACAGCGTGCCATACTGGTGGATGCGGTTGCCGACAAGGAGACATATACCAGAAACAAGGCGGCGATGATCGTTAAGGATATGAAACTTTCGCCGGAGAATTATGTACAGCTTGAGAATATGCTCAAGTACAAGAAGTCAGACATAAGGGAGACTGTTTTATCTATTTTGTATAAGCTTGACGGTGAAGACATGGATGGCCTCATTGGAAGACTTCTTGCAGATCCCAAGGAGGAAAAGAGAACAGCGGGACTTGACCTGTTGCTCCAGCTCAAGAATGATGAGAACAGGCAGAAACTTTTTGCAGATTGTGTTGGTCATATAGACGCTATGCAGAGGGAGTCTGCGAATGGAAGATCCAGTGTTACAACTAAGGAGCAGATTCTTATACGTGAGATTAAAAATGTTGGCACAGACCGGGCTGGTGCAGATGAGGGATATGGACTTTATGATGTAAATGCGGACTATGAGCCGATATTTGACAAGAGTTATCTGGCTGAGTGCTTTGAGCTGTACAAAAAGTATTTCCCTGAAAGCGGGATTGCAAATGATAATCTGTGCAAGACTGCTAAGAGCGAGGGTGCATTTGCAAAACTCAAATCAAAGATTGTGCCTAAAAAGAAAGACACGACATCTGATTCAGAAGTAATAAATATATTAAGAAAATTTGATGCATTTGTGGATGAACACAAAAATGATGAGTATGAGATGACTGACGGAGAAATCGGTCTGCTTGGTGAGTCAGGTGGAAACATATATGTGAACCGTGACAAAGTGGCATGTGAGGAATTGTGGGTAGATTTCTACGAGAAAAATATTCAGACTCCGTATATGTGCATGCAGCTCTACGTGTATCTGAATGGCTACAACAGTGACAAACAGGATTTCAAGAAGTACTGTGAGAGCTTTATGGCGGATATGTTTGGAAATATATATATAGAAGAATGTCCGGCATTCGGATATCTTGCCATTTCCAGAGCTGTAATTGGTTTCCTGTATAGAAGATATGTGATGGATAGTGACAAGAAGAGGCTTGCCGTTGTGGCAGCAGACTATCTGCTTGGAAGAAACGATGAGCTCATATATACATTTGGCGGGAATAAAGGTGGCAGCAGTATATCTGGTGATGATTCAAAGGTATATCACAGAAGTGTGCTCACAAATGAGCAGATCATGATAATAACATGGTGGCTTGCAATCGATGGTGACAGCGATATATTAGACGTAAAAGAGGATTCTGACGAGGCAAGGCAGAATGAAGAAAATTTCATGCATTTGTTTCCATACAACTATGCCCTTGCAAAGAGTCATAACTTTAATATACCTTCAGACGTTGTAAATGATAGAAATTCATATTACTGGGTACACACAGGAAGTGTCATGCCGGTTCCAGGTCTCCAGAACTATATTGCTGCATACAGTCGTGGCTTGATTTCAAAAGATTATATGTACAAGATGGCATTTGAGGGGAATTCCCTGGATAGGAGCCTCAAATGTGTATCTGACGTGATGCGTTTTATAACGGAGCGCAATAGGAAGGTGCAGACCAGAGGCTATGAGTGGGGATATACGGAGCGTGAAAGGCTGAGAAGTGTGCGGCAGATACTTCTTCACAGTCCGGAAGGAGAGTTCTCAGAGACGGACGAGAAAAGGCTGGATATAGCTAAGAAGCTGTACACTGATATGTCAGAGCTTGTGCTTTCTGCAGAGCTCACAAGGGGAGACACGGAGACAGAATTCTCTCCATATATATATGGGCTTACAAGAATATTCGGAGCGGAGTATTTTGTCAGGATACTGTCAGCCCTAGGCAAGGAGACGTTGGAGAGATCAACGTATTTCAATACCGGTTATTACTATAATCGTCAGAAGGTCAGCAAGAAGAACAGTATGTCTCATCTTCTTCAGGCGTGTGTGCCTGATGCAAATGACAGTGCGGAGACTTTGAAGGCCTATCTTACAGGTACGGATATAAGTGATGCCAGGCTTATAGAGGCGGCTATGTATTCTCCAGAGTGGATAGATATAGTTGGAGAGTATCTTGGATGGGATGGATTTACTGCGGGATGCTATTACTTTATGGCGCACATGAACGAGTCATTTGACGACAAGAGAAAGGCTATGATAGCGAGATTTACACCGCTTGAGGTGGATGAGCTGAACGACGGCGCATTTGACAGGACGTGGTTTACCGAAGTCTATGAAAGGTTGGGTGACAAACGTTTCCAGCTCATATACAAGGCGGCGAAATACATTTCGGACGGTGCAAAGCATACCAGGGCGAGAAAATATGCGGATGCGGCACTTGGCAAATATGATGAGCCCGAGCTGATGGCTGAGATCGAGGCAAAGAGAAACAAAGATCTGCTCATGGCGGTGGGAATCCTGCCGATAGAGAATGAGGAGCAGATAAAGGACAGGTACATGTTCCTTCAGAAGTTCAAGAAGGAGAGCAGGCAGTTCGGAGCACAGAGGAGAGCCAGCGAGGCGGCAGCAGTTTCTACAGCTATGCGCAATATGGCGATCAATGCCGGATATCAGGACGTGACGAGACTTACCCTACGTATGGAAAGCCTTGTAGTTCAGGGCATGAGGGAATATTTTCAGCCGCATGAGGTCGAAGAAGTGACCGTATGGCTTGAGATGGAGGATGGCGGCAAATGCACTGTCATCTGTGAGAAGAACGGCAAACAGTTAAAGTCCGTTCCGGCAAAGATCAAGAAGGATGAGTATGTATTGGCTCTGATGGATGCCAAGAAGCAGATGGCGGAGCAGTCAAGGCGTACAAAGGCGATGCTTGAGGATGCGATGGAGAGCCAGGAGGAATACACCTGGGCTGAGATCAGGGGCATGCTGGAGAATCCTGTTATATATGACATGGTAGCTGCGCTGGTGTTCAAGGTGGCGGAGCCGGATGGCGTGAAGGCAGAGCTTGATAATGCGGCTGACAGTATTATGTCAGGGGCAAATGAACTTGATGACAGCAAGAATGTTGTGCTGGGATTTGCGACTGAGGATGGATTCAATACATTTGTGGCAACGTCCATCGGTGATGCAGATATTGCGGATACGGTATCAAAATCAACGGAAAATAATAGCTCCAAAAAAACAGGCTTGAACCTTATGAACCTGTCAGATGACACAAAGCTCACAGTAGCACATCCATTCCATATGTACATGGCTGGCAAATGGCATGATATACAGAAATATGTATTTGACAACAAGATCGTACAGCCGTTCAAGCAGGTGTTCAGAGAGCTCTATGTGAAGACCGAAGAGGAAATGAACATGGAACATTCCCTCAGATACGCGGGCAATCAGATCCAGCCGAAGAAAACTCTGGGCTGTCTGAGGTCAAGACACTGGGTGGCAGACATAGAGGATGGACTTCAAAAGGTTTATTACAAGGAGAACATAGTAGCACAGATATACGCGCTTGCAGACTGGTTCTCACCTGCGGATATAGAGTCACCGACCCTCGAATGGGTGGTGTTCTCAGATAGAAAGACAGGAAAGAATATGAGGATCAAGGATATCCCAGACATCATATTCTCTGAGGTCATGAGGGATGTGGACATGGCTGTTTCCGTGGCACATGCCGGAGGCGTGGATCCAGAGACCTCACACTCAACTGTTGAGATGCGAAAGGCGATAGCAGAATTCACCATGCCGCTTTTCAGGCTGACAAATGTCACATTTACAAAGAACCATGCGGTGATAGAGGGCAAGCGCGCCAATTATACAGTCCACCTTGGAAGCGGAGTGGTGCATCAGGAGGCAGGCCCTATGATAAATGTACTTCCTGTGCATTCGCAGAGGCGGGGCAGAATATTCCTGCCATTTGTGGATGATGATCCAAAGACATCGGAGGTGCTCACGAAGATACTGTTCTTTGCAGAGGATAATAAGATCAAGGATCCTTATATACTGGGACAGATCGAGCAGTGAGTGTGAAGATAATACTGCTGCCTGTGACAAGTAAGTGATGTGACGTTTGACAGACAAATTTCCGGACAGAGAAAGAAGATGACATAATGGGAATCAGGAATATAATAACAAGGCTTAAAATTGGACGTGGTGATGCAGATAACATGTTCCCATATGATGAGAACATGCATGAGGCTGTCATCAGGTGTTCTATCTGCACCGGCGAGCAGGTCGCAGGTTTTAAGAACAGACAGGACGGCAGCTTTGTGGGTGTGATGGTGATAAAGTCGGATGACGATCTGGAATACTTCAAAGAGCTTTATGGCGTGGAGAAGGTTAGGAAGGTATATTAAAATAAAAATTTCATCGATATTGACATAAAATAGTGTTGAGTATATTATTAAACAAAGGAGTGCCTGCCTTAAGTGGGGATGATAACAGAGTTGTTTCGCTACTTGGGAAACAACATAATACGTAAATGGCTATGCGTTAATCGCATAGCCATTTGCTGTTTTATCAGATGTATACAAATTGGATAATTATTTGATAGTAGAGAGGCTGATATAAATAGATAATAAAAAACTGAATCTGTATAGGGTAGATATTTTTTATATTTTTATTGTTGAGTGCTACATAAAAACGTGAAAATACACATAAAATAGTAGTTGGTATTGATTAAGTAGACACGGGATAGTAAAATAATATTACTAAAAAATGTGTCCATACACAAAAACAAGGAGCGTGACAATGGAAATCAAGAGAGATGCATACCTTGAACAGCTGAAGATAAGAAAAGATAATGGAATGATAAAGATTATTACAGGAATCAGGAGATGTGGAAAGTCATTTCTATTATTTGTATTATTTAAGAACTATTTATTAGAGAATGGTGTAGATAATGAACATATTATTGCGATTGCATTAGATGGTATCGAAAACGAAGAACTGAGGGATCCGAAAAAGTGTTATCAATACATTAAGGATGCAATGAAAGATGAGCAGAGGTATTATTTGATTTTGGATGAAGTACAGTTTATGCCGCGATTTGAGGAAGTACTGAATAGTTTGCTCAGAATTAGCAATATTGATGTATATGTGACCGGTAGTAATTCGAGATTTTTATCCAGTGATATTGTAACTGAATTTAGAGGCAGAGGTGATGAGATAAGAATTTATCCATTATCTTTCGCTGAGTTCTATAGTGCGTATGATGGAGATTATGACGAAGCCTGGGAAGAGTATATGACATATGGTGGTTTGCCACAGGTAGCACAATTTTCTGTGGAACGCCAAAAGGCAGAATATCTAAAAAATATTTTTACCAATGTCTATATCAGAGATGTTGTAGAGAGGAATAACATTAAAAATGTTGATGAAATTGGAACTTTAGTCGATATTCTTGCTTCTGCCATAGGCGCACCAACCAATCCAACTAAAATATCAAATACTTTTAAAAGTGAACGGGGTATCAATTATAGCAATAAGACTATATCTAATCATATTGATTATTTGACGGAGGCCTTTTTGATTTCTAAAGCGGAACGGTATGATATTAAGGGAAGAAAATATGTGGGTGCTAACTTAAAATATTATTTTTCAGATGTGGGACTTAGAAATGCTAGGTTAAATTTCAGACAGCAGGAACCTACTCATATTATGGAGAACATAGTTTATAACGAACTGCTTATT
This sequence is a window from Coprococcus eutactus. Protein-coding genes within it:
- a CDS encoding ATP-binding protein; the protein is MEIKRDAYLEQLKIRKDNGMIKIITGIRRCGKSFLLFVLFKNYLLENGVDNEHIIAIALDGIENEELRDPKKCYQYIKDAMKDEQRYYLILDEVQFMPRFEEVLNSLLRISNIDVYVTGSNSRFLSSDIVTEFRGRGDEIRIYPLSFAEFYSAYDGDYDEAWEEYMTYGGLPQVAQFSVERQKAEYLKNIFTNVYIRDVVERNNIKNVDEIGTLVDILASAIGAPTNPTKISNTFKSERGINYSNKTISNHIDYLTEAFLISKAERYDIKGRKYVGANLKYYFSDVGLRNARLNFRQQEPTHIMENIVYNELLIRGYNVDVGIVDVYAKNDYGKTTRKQFEVDFVVNQGSQRYYIQVAYDMVSEEKQTQEFNSFRNIPDSFKKIVIVNGTKKPYRNDEGFVIMGMKYFLLNADSLEF
- a CDS encoding DUF4132 domain-containing protein, with product MAEDKKTRLELEEKKRIADEVREVFDENSMKLRKSYSADAQKLLKEMDNYYGDVKESMIGKRLETFLENEKNLPSEFFRNELKHLPGWVPDHLMEDFYTSIDSIIKWQTSQYYYRRTMRTKRYGAFLDRYFRIMNEYHSMGIYGCDIASLYKEKLPQDILCYYRDGSSNGYRIISEYWIQAELDRGNAELEEVLMDIMFGESAQTRLTTNILRGIYMSSNTRLHEAVGKLLVAAKLQEGLRQAICENMDYGTAGAFMTLFHVIKENDLLRFSSVMRAVATWTGLVTDEESKLDRIQKKQLILIDTYLNDENARREALSGDDAMQIYLALWSYGFFDVDEACHVMNKLALDGSRHQRLVFGTYIRAMSLGKVYTHSVAKEFIKRFSDEMDTMAVIMPSFMSDYQPYMNSLIYKDGRSYNNELKKMTFAEVDKYFDSRKECQEMYDILMGILERMPKKRLEFDPCVFPWNAEYLDRSAIIMRLAVCASALKDEDRITHIAEMVPEIDSARYSRDALLLLLVRQPANDRQRAILVDAVADKETYTRNKAAMIVKDMKLSPENYVQLENMLKYKKSDIRETVLSILYKLDGEDMDGLIGRLLADPKEEKRTAGLDLLLQLKNDENRQKLFADCVGHIDAMQRESANGRSSVTTKEQILIREIKNVGTDRAGADEGYGLYDVNADYEPIFDKSYLAECFELYKKYFPESGIANDNLCKTAKSEGAFAKLKSKIVPKKKDTTSDSEVINILRKFDAFVDEHKNDEYEMTDGEIGLLGESGGNIYVNRDKVACEELWVDFYEKNIQTPYMCMQLYVYLNGYNSDKQDFKKYCESFMADMFGNIYIEECPAFGYLAISRAVIGFLYRRYVMDSDKKRLAVVAADYLLGRNDELIYTFGGNKGGSSISGDDSKVYHRSVLTNEQIMIITWWLAIDGDSDILDVKEDSDEARQNEENFMHLFPYNYALAKSHNFNIPSDVVNDRNSYYWVHTGSVMPVPGLQNYIAAYSRGLISKDYMYKMAFEGNSLDRSLKCVSDVMRFITERNRKVQTRGYEWGYTERERLRSVRQILLHSPEGEFSETDEKRLDIAKKLYTDMSELVLSAELTRGDTETEFSPYIYGLTRIFGAEYFVRILSALGKETLERSTYFNTGYYYNRQKVSKKNSMSHLLQACVPDANDSAETLKAYLTGTDISDARLIEAAMYSPEWIDIVGEYLGWDGFTAGCYYFMAHMNESFDDKRKAMIARFTPLEVDELNDGAFDRTWFTEVYERLGDKRFQLIYKAAKYISDGAKHTRARKYADAALGKYDEPELMAEIEAKRNKDLLMAVGILPIENEEQIKDRYMFLQKFKKESRQFGAQRRASEAAAVSTAMRNMAINAGYQDVTRLTLRMESLVVQGMREYFQPHEVEEVTVWLEMEDGGKCTVICEKNGKQLKSVPAKIKKDEYVLALMDAKKQMAEQSRRTKAMLEDAMESQEEYTWAEIRGMLENPVIYDMVAALVFKVAEPDGVKAELDNAADSIMSGANELDDSKNVVLGFATEDGFNTFVATSIGDADIADTVSKSTENNSSKKTGLNLMNLSDDTKLTVAHPFHMYMAGKWHDIQKYVFDNKIVQPFKQVFRELYVKTEEEMNMEHSLRYAGNQIQPKKTLGCLRSRHWVADIEDGLQKVYYKENIVAQIYALADWFSPADIESPTLEWVVFSDRKTGKNMRIKDIPDIIFSEVMRDVDMAVSVAHAGGVDPETSHSTVEMRKAIAEFTMPLFRLTNVTFTKNHAVIEGKRANYTVHLGSGVVHQEAGPMINVLPVHSQRRGRIFLPFVDDDPKTSEVLTKILFFAEDNKIKDPYILGQIEQ